A genomic window from Treponema maltophilum ATCC 51939 includes:
- a CDS encoding DUF2804 domain-containing protein has translation MNHEVTNTIDLLDAGGRIIEEGWARRPVWKYDRSKIKAGKLAIKEWDYYSITNAKAQWSLNATIADLGFGALFSVSFIDYKARSFAQKDTMKFFTFGKTGLSASSAEDNGVSFDGKDLSLSFEKKGTSRFLSIRAPSLILANGNAGIDAELELIQNADHESMNIATSWKENRTCFYLNEKVNCMPVGGKIKFGSETVRLEKNEAWAVLDWGRGRWTRKNRWFWASGSGLAESKPFGFNLGYGFTDRTPASENVIFYDGKIHKLEDVFFHIPAESYLKPWVFTSSDKRFEMNFVPAVDRAGSTNLGVIQSVQHQVFGYFTGNAVLDDGKTIHIEHFPAFAEDVYNKW, from the coding sequence ATGAATCACGAAGTAACGAACACAATCGATCTTTTGGATGCCGGCGGCCGCATTATCGAAGAAGGGTGGGCGCGCCGCCCCGTATGGAAGTACGACCGCTCAAAAATTAAAGCGGGCAAACTTGCGATAAAAGAATGGGACTATTACAGTATTACGAATGCGAAAGCCCAATGGTCGCTCAACGCGACGATCGCCGATTTGGGCTTCGGCGCTTTGTTTTCGGTTTCGTTTATAGACTATAAGGCGCGCTCCTTTGCGCAAAAGGATACGATGAAATTCTTTACGTTCGGGAAAACCGGTTTGAGCGCGAGTTCCGCCGAAGACAACGGCGTTTCGTTCGACGGCAAAGACCTGAGCCTTTCGTTCGAAAAAAAAGGAACGTCGCGCTTTTTGAGCATCCGCGCACCGAGCCTGATTTTGGCAAACGGAAATGCCGGCATAGACGCCGAACTTGAATTAATTCAAAACGCCGATCACGAAAGCATGAATATCGCCACTTCGTGGAAGGAAAACCGTACCTGTTTTTACCTTAACGAAAAAGTAAACTGTATGCCGGTCGGCGGCAAAATAAAATTCGGAAGCGAAACCGTCCGGCTCGAAAAGAACGAAGCATGGGCCGTACTCGATTGGGGACGCGGCCGCTGGACAAGAAAAAACCGCTGGTTTTGGGCAAGCGGGAGCGGCCTTGCGGAAAGCAAACCCTTCGGCTTTAATCTCGGCTACGGTTTTACCGACCGGACGCCCGCCAGCGAAAACGTCATCTTTTACGACGGTAAAATCCATAAACTTGAAGACGTATTTTTCCATATTCCCGCCGAAAGCTATCTTAAGCCGTGGGTTTTTACTTCGTCGGACAAGCGCTTTGAAATGAATTTTGTTCCCGCGGTCGACCGTGCCGGCAGCACGAATTTGGGCGTCATTCAAAGCGTACAGCATCAGGTTTTCGGATATTTTACGGGGAATGCGGTTCTTGACGACGGCAAAACGATTCACATAGAACATTTTCCCGCCTTTGCCGAAGACGTGTACAATAAGTGGTAG